TTCACTTTAGTagatataattagaaaaaaaaaaaaaaggttgtcaTGTTCCATTTCTTGTTATTCATTCTCCCAAttaataaatagtataaattttCCTTTAAAGAACTTTTTTATGATGTTATCTTCCTTGGTATTGTTAATAGTTGTGTTGGGTAGAGCGATGATAAAGTTAGAGATTGTGTTGGAAGGTTGAATTGGGTATTGAGGCAGTTTTGAGATATTATTGTTTATAAGTATATTGAGATTGTTATATGaggaaagcaaagaaaattgtaaAGTGAGAAATAATTAGTATATGGGTGGGGAACCGGGACAGTTTAGCTTTGTTTTTCCAATAATGAGAATCATAGACACTATCAAAATAATCTATCGGAAATAATTAGTCATCATTTTCCCATTGTTTTGCTTCTGCGTCCCTACTATTCCACTTTCACTTATTATCACAAAATCAAtgctcttttcttttaaattatgaaacCTCTAGCTTACTGTGCAAACACAACCCTACCCACCcagaaataaaaactaaacaatcaaacaaatattagaAACTGGTTGCATGATTGTTGATGTGAAATCATGAATGGTTTACTTATACAGACATAGAAGGTAGAttaatgtgaaataaaaaaagatatatatatatatatatataatggagGTGGAAAAGGTGTGAAATTTTGGCTAGTTGTTTCATGGGAACTTTTGGGGTCAATAATTCAATTGAATCACCTGGACACATGAGGAAAAGAAGCCGAGCCAAAGTTGGAGGCTCAATGTAATGTAAAAGTAAAGGAAAGCTAAACACGGGTAGCTATAGCTACCTATTGTAAGCTAGCGAGTAAAAGGTACTAGTGGTCACAGTGAGCATACGTCTCTAGCACACGATTTTGAagtttgaaatatgtttttattttgaatgagaaacatgaaagaaagagagaaatggaAGGAAGAAATGTGATCAGCTACAACAGTGTTTAATTCCCATCACGTACTTCGATGTATACTTTGCCTTATTATATCTGCTAGAGAGGCGAGAACAAAAAATAACTGATGGGGATTCGAAATTAGGGACTGTGTTTGGCTGGTGACATTAGACAACAAAAGGAAAGCTACAAATTGTGAAAAGAGGACACTCGTTTGACGTGAAGTGAAACCCACCTTCTTCTCACATTTCTGATGATTCCAATTccaatattttatttggatACGGAAAATGTAATGTCAATACCCAAAACAAAAACCACATTGTTTGTCAAATATCAGATTGTACTTCTCTACGAGATTCCCTTCCCTTTGGAATTCGTAATTCCTCATGACATaatcattcaaattaattaattattcaacaACGACAACATTAAAACTCTTGTTTATAAAATGATTAGGAAAAAAGGCTGTAACGTAGCAAGTGTTTGACTGATTACCCCTAATGGAAcggaataaaagtaaaaagagttGAGGAACAAGGGTTGAACGGTCAATTGTAAAAGATGATGATATAGATAACATTGCTCTCTCTGCCTGcaccttcttcctcttcttgtgTGTGATTTTAAGTGGGTGTGCGCGGGATCAATGTCAGAACTCAGAAGCCTCTCTGCATCACCCACACACGtagaaggagagagagagagaaacaaagaaAGTGAGTCACGGGTTTGCCTTGAAAGGCCCTTATTTCACAGTCCTAGACAGACAGACACATATTCTCTCTCACAACACAACCGATGAGGGTAACAAAACATTAATACAATCTAAAATACATCCacatttaaataatacaaaatatatatattatgtataaaacATCCCACATATATACTACCACCTCTTTTCTCTCTCCCCTCTTCTCTAAACATTTTTATCTATCCTTTCCTTCACctttctcattctcattctctctttctctcctcTTCCCTTCCAATGGCTCTTCTTCTTGACAACTGTGAAGGCATTCTACTCTCCTTGGACTCACACAAGTCAGTGCCAGCTCCTTTTCTCACCAAAACATACCAACTCGTCGACGACCCCGCCACAGATCACATAGTTTCTTGGGGTGAAGATGACACCACTTTCGTCGTTTGGCGTCCTCCTGAGTTTGCCAGGGACCTTCTTCCCAACTACTTCAAACACAACAACTTCTCCAGTTTCGTTCGCCAGCTCAACACCTATGTATTATTATTCCCATACCatcttcaattcttttttttttcctttcttgttcTTTCCATTAACATGGTTGATTTCAAATGCATGAACTAGGGTTTCAGAAAGATTGTACCAGACCGATGGGAGTTCGCCAACGAATTCTTCAAGAAGGGAGAGAAACACCTGTTGTGCGAGATCCATAGAAGAAAAACTGCTCAGCCTCAACAAGGGAGCATGAATCACCATCACCACCATTCACATTCTCCACTCGGAGTCAACGTTAGCGTTCCtactttctttcccttttccaGCAGAGTCAGCATCTCTCCTTCCAAAGACTCCGACGACCAAACCAATTGGTGTGACTCTCCGCCACGTGGAGCCACCTCATTGATGAACGGTGCAGCCAACTACAGCACTTCCGTCACCGCGCTTTCCGAGGACAACGAGAGACTCAGGCGAAGCAACAACATGCTCATGTCGGAACTTGCGCACATGAAGAAGCTTTACAATGACATTATCTATTTCGTTCAGAACCATGTCAAGCCCGTTGCTCCAAGCAACTCTTACTCTTCTTCTTTGCTACTGTGTAATACACCCTCGGCTACTCCGATAAATGGGGGCAATGTTTCGATGATGCAAAGGCCAATGAACCAGTTTCTGGGGTATTATTCTAATAACCCTAAGCAAGGAACTACTCCAATAACTCAACATCAGCAACATCAACCTCAGACCTATGTTGTGAACTCCCCCACCAACACATCAAGGAGTTCTATAACGATTGTTGAAGGGCCTAGCGGTAACGTTAACAGCTGCAAGACAAAGCTTTTTGGCGTGTCGCTGCAGTCAAAGAAAAGGGTGCACCCCGATTATGGATCTAATTCGGAGACCAACAAGGCTCGTTTGGTTTTGGAAAAGGATGACTTGGGGTTGAATCTCATGCCTCCGTCCACTTGTTAGTTCCACTGATTGATTCTAAGAACTTTGATATCCCAAGCTagcttaattttcttttacttgctttgatttgttttcattttcttcttaatttttatatcactACTCTCAAGTTTTAAGTCTTGGAGGAGCAGATGATATTGATGGAAACGTGTGTGTGCGTGCGTGGGTTCGTTTGTGTGACTGTTTTTGTGATTCTGTGTACATATAACTTAGCGCCGATATTATTATCTTTGTTCCCGGCCCATCATCTATTGATGTAGGTGGGTTTTGGTTAGTGTAAAAGGTCAGAAATTAAAGCAAACTTTAAATGTTCTTCAACTCCTCTTTCAGGTCgagtttttctcattttcattgGTACACTTTATTGCCCACGATTGTGTGGGATCATTCTTTTTTTCGTCTTGTTAGTTCATAGTCTCTTTCGCTTGTTTTGGTATCTGCATGCCTCCAGTTGCATTAATGCTAATGCCAgcgagaaaaagagagagagagagagagagagagagagagagagagagttaaTGATAAAGAGGTGCTTACAGTTTTTATTGGGTAAAAAGCTGAGAACTGAGAATGTAACAGGCTGGCCTAAAGACAAATTTGCAAGGCTTTCTTGAGGAAGCTAGCCTCATTAATGGTGTCCGTGTACGAAGCAAAGAACACAAAATACATTGCATCTCAATTCAAAACCCGATGAAAAGACGAGTGATATTACAAAAGATCCATACTATAAAGGAGCTGACAGTAAATCACTGATTCGTTCAAAAAATATTCCCATTATTAGATGTACGATTTGTGATTAGtcgttttaattaaataataatatttagtaatCAAGTTTGATCAATCTTTTTGTTTGATGTCGAGATTGTGTACAGTAGTACTATATATGATTCCATAGAAAAAGGTCATCATAATGGTTCTTAGAGCGAGGGTTATTTATAGTGCTACTAACATATATTATTAGTAAATGAGAAGTTATTGACACGTAAATGTCCCATTATAAGTTTGATAAGAATGAGATAGATAAGAATGAGAAATAGGAGataaaacgaaaaaaaagacagaaaaatGTAGGTAGTAAATTGTCAGTGGCAGAAAAGGAAAGTCCCTATCCTTTCCTTTCCCTCCATAAGAACGTAAGGAGAactgtagagagagaaagatcacgggaataaaatattcaaaatggtGTTGGAAGGTTTACAAGAAAAGAACAAGGAAGTGAATTATTCGATGAAAGCGAAATGTAAGGGAAGCTTGACTGAAAATGTTGTTTGAAATGTTTCTATCAAGGCTTCTTCTATGCTTCTGAGGACCAGAAACCTTTGCCTTTCCCCACTTTGAGTAGTCATCTGAATAGCGTTTTCTCAGCATTCTTAGGATTCCATTCTCTCCTTCTTCACTCTCTCACAATTTATTTTCCCACAACTTTTCtccatatatattttgtttcttacatAGACAATAACACGAGCATTGAAACAATGTATCATGTGTCTGTGCCTTTGCCCGGAAGTTCATGATTCTTGCTCCTTTGAGTCCACTCTTCTTTTCTTGTCGCATTGCCCTATTCCTACATCCCTATAAGGGTAAAGTGTCCCATAATGTTTTGTCTAGCTAGTGTtctataacttattttattatattacatatcatgtattcataatttcataaccatatatatatatcctctTTGCGAGTATTAAAATCTCAAACAGAGAAAACCTGAAAGGCATCAGAGAAAGCACAACAAGCAATGTCTATATTTGTATATGAGTCTTTAGACAAACAAAGAAGGAGTAGAAAGATGAGATAATTTGACATGGTGAGAGataaaaagtgtaaaaaaaataaaaaataaaaaaaggttggAAACCCTAGCTAGTGCAGTTGTGTTTGCATTAAGTAATGATTAATAATGTTGATTTTTTGGTTTGTTTAAGGTGAGTTTGGCACGTGTAGAGAGTGGAATGTCAGATGAGGTTCAGGTCCGAATGTCTGGGGCGAGAAGAGAGTGAGATGGAGTTGGAGTTCGAAGAAGATAAAGTGAGTGATGGGTTTCAAAAGTGGATACCGATCATGCTGCCAAAAGAAGCTTTCGGTTTAACACTTTTAAGCGCATTTGAGATTGGATAGAGCTGTTGTTAAATCTTACACACCGCATCGAACTACTCGCTAAAGTATTTCTTTCAATCTAAAAACAAACCAACATTCCTgcttataaaacaaaaaacaattctaaactttctctttctcaaaaattcttcaattaacAAATCACTTCCTTTGTGTTGTTAACTTGTTTAACgagtaataatatttaacaagaaatataattttttataacagaaattaaatatgtgatagaaaaaaaaagtttcaaaatcgATGCTTGTAAATGTTGGCATAACTAGGCAgcattttctaatttatttgaCTAAAATAACTGCCCAATAATTCTagctttaatatattatatcttacttttaagaaatatagaagtataataattttttatatcttaataaaattatttattcctgtttattttaatctttgtatttttaaatcACAGTGGaaaaatctatacaattttGTACTCGTTGTATAGCTTTATAATAGCCCTTTGAACCCTTTTCGCTTAAACCAAggaattttcttatttttagagTAATATTTTAAGTGAGATATATACCTATTATATttctttcagtttttttttttcatttcaaagtgttgttactttttttttctctgttatcAATAACtaattttctctctccttaTCAATTAAAGtaagaatataattaaaaaaaccattttatctaaaagttaaaatttttaattatataaaggaACAAATTTGAGTTCAAAAACCAACcattgaaaagggaaaaaataaagcacaaaattatgtgaaaaaaaaaaaaagtattgtaCCAAATGGTCGTCTAGTCACCTTATGACCAAACCATTTACAGAATTAATAACATTCAATAAACTATCCAGAGGTAAATCAGTTCGACAACGTGGACCCAAACGATCATCTCTAAACAATAATTAAGATTAATGATGATTAACTTAAGTCAAAACACGATCATTACTGTTTGAGTTGTAATTAGAATTGTGTTAATCATCCATTCCGAAATCTACAAGTACAAGATAGTGAgataagttattatatttattacgcATTTATTACTGAGTccgaaatttataaatacatgtttaaGGTAATGAGATAggttaatcatatttattacgCATTTAATGTTGAGTTTGTCGAATCTTTACTAACATTCGCATTTGTAGATAACCTGAACAAAATGAAGGATCAGAAGTATATAAATGAATACGTGGATATGCAGAGAACTTCCCATAATTGAAATcggtataaataaaaaaaaatgtattaaaatttgaagataataaaaatatttcaaaaattaaaattttgaaaaatatcatacaccaaataaaatcattattttagtttctctttatGGAATAGTTAGTTTAGTTGAGTgtgtatttattttagtaagttgtttatttaaatttttaagattttagaagttaggcataacaaaattaatcaatttattatacTTTCATTTATCTAGTTTTTATTCACtgaaaactattaaaacatACTAACATACTAGTCAATGTAGGTTAAAACTTTAACCCACtaatattcataaatacatatttaaaaactcACCTAATCATATGAATAGCTTTTaagtaaactaattaattaatatttttaattaaataaatttaaagaattgatactctacatattaaattattttacaacttaattttttagcatcaataatttaaattacagtaATATTGTATATTACATCTTTCACAAAAGTGGgaatcttttttatatttctttaagaGAATTTTATTCAAGTTTTTCAATACAATGTTAATTTCAATTAGTTGATGTTTATTCATATTATGACTATATATGTTAGTAGtatattcaatatatatgtgtgtgtttttgtgtgatttgcctattctaaaattattaacCTAGAGGATATAGTAAACAATCTATATGGAAAAAAGAAgtgataatttagtttattCATAATTTCTATTCATATACGTGCAATCTCCGTTATTGATTGTTTTATGCGAGTAGATAATTTACAGAACTCAAATCATGCctatgtaaatttatattttagtgtgaaaattgtaaatataattaattaattttatctctatAAATCTTGAAATAGTGGTAttataagacaaataaaaagaagGTAAAGTAAAAGCTTCAATCTAATGCTTAAAAAAAATCGTCAAGCAAGTGTAGAAATACTAGAGTCTTAGGTTATATAAAAGAGTGAAAGTGCAATTAACTTTGTGAAATACTAATATATTGCTTTATTGGGTGGTGGCAGTGGGACCTCATGCTTTGTGCCTTTATCACTGTACAAAGTACTTCAAAATCTTGGTTACATAATACATTACTATTCacactcaataaaaaaaaatatataacactatTTACATGGGCCATCAACAATCATCATCGTGCATGCAAGCTGCAGCCCAATTCATGCATTGCAGAAATTATCCTTGAATATTGGGCCTGCTTTCACCACCTCCTTCTCTCTCGCACTTCCAGGTGTTTGTTTTGTCTTCAGTTTTGTTCGAGTAATATTTATTCCTATGTTCTACCAGGTAAGATTTTATTGTTAATGTTTGTTTGGAGTTTTTGATTACTATGTTCTATCATTTTCATAGAAGTTGTACTATGGTTGTTTTTTAAGCCGTGTCCaagaaaattttgttctttctATGTCGATCTGAACAAGAACGGAAACTTTGGATTGTGGTTGTTTTCTTAAGTTTGTATGTTTGCTAAAATATTCATTTGCTATGTGTTTTTCTCATCTGATTAAATTTTTGGGTTCTACAGGCACCCTTAAGATAGCATCATTGTGACTCTTCTGTACCTTTGAGGACAAAACGTGATCATCATAGATTCTGATTTCGCACCCTTTGGCGTGATGggttttatttctaaattattttttgttattattatattttttttttgcagaaaaATGCTTTTGAGATAAGGCTATTTTCAATGTTTGGACTGGTTGAATTTAGTTCAACAGGTGCTAAATAAATATACCATTAAGTTCCCATTTTACATTTAGTGGTGCATAATTTTTCAACACTAAAAACTACAAGATTAGCATTTCTAGATCACCCATTACctcttttaatcatttttacctacttctaacactcctataTTGGATTATAGACTATTTTAGACCTAACCAACAATGTATAACCTATGTTGAATTAATAATAAACTTGAAAACAAATTAACTTACAAAATCAAACTACTCGTATTATTAAAAGAggatagcatttttttttttcatattgattcctattttgtttttatcataattttatttaatttaattttataagtaagttgatatatttatgtattttaaatttatcttatttttttatggatgTGTAAAGGTATTGTTGAGTGGTTTAATACCTGCattaacaaacaataatttttttagcatAAACTTTCGATATTTTTTATGTCATTCTAAAAGATCTACTTTAcgtctattttaattttataaaattagtatgtaaggtttttaacatttaatttttttagaataaacaataaaatgtaTCCTTACTTAAATGAACTTTTACCATTTGAATTGTAAAAATGACATATATTCTTCTTAATCCTAAACTAATGATAACTTAAACTAGATATTTGGTCTCTTGCAATATTGTTATCAATAGCGGATTATTTGATGGAGATCTTGAACCGtaattatacatataaattaatatataattaaaaaaattgatatatttatatatttgatatttaaaaacatttatttacaaaagaaatttgacattttcaaaatatttatcaaaaactCATCACTAATTATCATCACTTGATTAGTTGTggaattatcatttaaaaaatggtGATTAGAAAGTTTTGGATTTACCTAATATAAATGGAGTGCATCTTGGTCTTATAAATTGATGACGATCTCAAATTATAAGTTatgtgggtttttttttttcttattgttgtGTAATATTTATACTATCTGAGTCGACATTCATGTTAGAAAATTTTGATATGTTAACTGAACATTCTccttttgtttgataaaataggAAGTTTCAAGCATTGTTTAAgactacaaaaaattaaaaaaataagataattagatttattatttttggactCGAGGAATTTATGAGAGATGATTTAATCTCTTATGAACTCAAAGAAATGTGGAACAAAACgatattcaataaatataaacaagtttttgtgttttaaaatttgaactagAGATGCgtactaatttaaaattaataaaaggtttaaattatttttttttcctaaattaaaagttggtgttcagtttagtctctttttttaaaaatgtaaacttttagTTTCTGTGATGtgtaaaatgtaaaacaaagaTTAAAACTGAACACCTACTTAggaataaaaaaagatttaaaaaaaaattgatacagttttttaataatattttggtatAATATGTGTATTATTTGTTATCggttcattatttatttattatgataatggtatattttaaatttaattaaaaaatgacatatttactataaaaaaaatctatgttaacatatatttttttaaaaattagtgagATGAAAAAAGACACTGAAATTAAAAGGGAAGCAGGGTGATcgaaaatgataattaattgaCATAATTGCATAGGGAATTGAAACACTAAACTTACCATTGGTTGTATGGATGAAGCAAGTTGTGAATTCTGGATATTTAAAATTGTGGGCGTAAATGGC
This DNA window, taken from Vigna radiata var. radiata cultivar VC1973A chromosome 5, Vradiata_ver6, whole genome shotgun sequence, encodes the following:
- the LOC106760993 gene encoding heat stress transcription factor B-4, with product MALLLDNCEGILLSLDSHKSVPAPFLTKTYQLVDDPATDHIVSWGEDDTTFVVWRPPEFARDLLPNYFKHNNFSSFVRQLNTYGFRKIVPDRWEFANEFFKKGEKHLLCEIHRRKTAQPQQGSMNHHHHHSHSPLGVNVSVPTFFPFSSRVSISPSKDSDDQTNWCDSPPRGATSLMNGAANYSTSVTALSEDNERLRRSNNMLMSELAHMKKLYNDIIYFVQNHVKPVAPSNSYSSSLLLCNTPSATPINGGNVSMMQRPMNQFLGYYSNNPKQGTTPITQHQQHQPQTYVVNSPTNTSRSSITIVEGPSGNVNSCKTKLFGVSLQSKKRVHPDYGSNSETNKARLVLEKDDLGLNLMPPSTC